The proteins below are encoded in one region of Centropristis striata isolate RG_2023a ecotype Rhode Island chromosome 12, C.striata_1.0, whole genome shotgun sequence:
- the qdpra gene encoding quinoid dihydropteridine reductase a — MAANRVIVYGGRGALGSKCVQHFKSKGWWVASIDMAANEEANENVIVKLCESFTEQAGQVTTDVAQLLGEQKVDAILCVAGGWAGGSCSSKDLYKNTDLMWKQSVWTSTISSHLAAQHLKTDGLLTLAGAKAALSGTGGMVGYGMAKAAVHQLCQSLAAKNSGMPSGAAAVAILPVTLDTPMNRKFMPDADFGSWTPLEYIAEMFFNWATGVDRPASGSLMQLVTSGGETQAGVAQ, encoded by the exons ATGGCTGCTAACCGAGTGATCGTTTACGGCGGTAGAGGAGCTCTGGGCTCAAAGTGTGTCCAGCACTTCAAATCCAAAGGATGG tGGGTCGCTTCCATCGACATGGCTGCAAACGAGGAGGCTAACGAGAACGTGATTGTGAAGTTGTGTGAATCTTTCACGGAGCAGGCAGGACAG GTGACGACTGATGTGGCCCAGTTGCTAGGGGAACAGAAAGTGGATGCCATCTTGTGCGTGGCGGGAGGATGGGCTGGAGGAAGCTGCAGTTCCAAAG atttatacaaaaacacagatCTGATGTGGAAGCAGAGCGTGTGGACCTCCACTATCTCCAGCCACCTTGCTGCTCAGCACCTAAAAACAGACGGACTGTTGACCTTGGCCGGGGCCAAAGCAGCCCTGTCGGGCACCGGAG GCATGGTTGGCTATGGCATGGCCAAAGCTGCTGTCCACCAGCTGTGTCAGAGCCTCGCAGCAAAAAACAGCGGGATGCCATCAGGAGCCGCTGCTGTGGCTATACTACC GGTTACCTTGGATACGCCAATGAACAGGAAGTTCATGCCTGACGCAGACTTCGGCTCCTGGACACCGCTGGAGTACATTGCAGA AATGTTCTTCAACTGGGCCACAGGAGTGGACCGGCCGGCTTCAGGAAGCCTGATGCAGCTGGTGACCTCCGGAGGTGAAACTCAGGCTGGGGTTGCGCAGTAG